A region from the Janthinobacterium agaricidamnosum genome encodes:
- the malF gene encoding maltose ABC transporter permease MalF: MRKFIGPTVLTISMALGLYLLFMLYISGQTMLAAVFLGLLTLTTFVFTSPRAYAYRYLFPGITAVIVFVLLPMVYTVSIGFTNFSSRNLLTYDRATQYLLDETQRVESAGYAMTVHADNKEYRLRLESPDTGEVLLTPPLALKRAVPLKVDVAPADPVQAPVLSPALPIKDIIALQKDLKLLTLILPNRIELRMVGLREFGPVAHVYKQLPDKTLKKVATGELVTPNFKTGFYEMPDGTKLEPGFKVNVGFANFVKIFSDEAFRGPFLRIFVWTIVFALISVATTTGLGMVLAVLLNWDALRFRGLYRTLLFLPYAVPGFISILVFKGLFNNNFGEINLVLDALFGIKPAWFSDTTLAKAMILIVNTWLGYPYMMVVCMGLIKAIPSDLYEASALAGAGPLTNFFKITLPLIIKPLTPLMVASLGFNFNNFVLISLLTGGRPDFLDTTLPAGTTDLLVSYTYRIAFEDSGQNFGLAAAISTLIFFLVAAISLVNMRLTRMNKA, translated from the coding sequence GTGCGCAAGTTTATCGGCCCTACGGTATTGACCATCAGCATGGCGCTGGGTCTGTATCTGCTCTTCATGTTGTACATTTCCGGCCAGACCATGCTGGCCGCCGTTTTCCTCGGCTTGCTGACCCTGACGACGTTTGTCTTCACGTCGCCGCGCGCCTATGCCTACCGTTATCTGTTCCCCGGCATCACGGCGGTCATCGTCTTCGTGCTGCTGCCGATGGTGTACACGGTGTCGATCGGCTTTACCAATTTCAGTTCGCGCAACCTGCTCACCTATGACAGGGCCACGCAATACCTGCTCGACGAGACGCAGCGCGTGGAAAGCGCCGGCTATGCCATGACCGTGCATGCCGACAACAAGGAATACCGCTTGCGCCTGGAAAGCCCGGACACGGGCGAAGTGCTGCTGACGCCGCCGCTAGCCCTGAAGCGCGCCGTCCCGCTGAAGGTGGACGTGGCGCCGGCTGACCCCGTGCAGGCGCCCGTGCTGTCCCCTGCTCTGCCCATCAAGGACATCATCGCGCTGCAAAAGGATTTGAAGCTGCTGACGCTCATCCTGCCGAACAGGATCGAGCTGCGCATGGTGGGCTTGCGCGAATTCGGTCCCGTCGCGCATGTCTACAAGCAATTGCCGGACAAGACCCTGAAGAAAGTCGCCACGGGCGAACTCGTGACGCCGAACTTCAAGACGGGCTTTTATGAAATGCCGGACGGCACCAAACTGGAACCGGGTTTCAAGGTCAATGTTGGCTTTGCCAACTTCGTGAAAATCTTCTCCGACGAAGCGTTCCGCGGCCCCTTCCTGCGCATTTTCGTCTGGACCATCGTCTTCGCCCTGATCAGCGTGGCGACCACGACGGGCCTGGGCATGGTGCTGGCCGTTCTGCTGAACTGGGATGCGCTGCGCTTCCGCGGCCTGTACCGCACGCTGCTGTTCCTGCCGTACGCCGTGCCCGGTTTCATTTCCATCCTGGTCTTCAAGGGACTGTTCAATAACAACTTCGGCGAAATCAACCTCGTGCTCGACGCCTTGTTCGGCATCAAGCCCGCCTGGTTCTCGGACACCACCCTGGCCAAGGCCATGATCCTGATCGTCAACACCTGGCTCGGCTACCCCTACATGATGGTCGTGTGCATGGGTCTCATCAAGGCGATCCCGTCGGACCTGTACGAAGCGTCGGCCCTGGCCGGCGCGGGACCGCTGACGAATTTCTTCAAGATCACCCTGCCGTTGATCATCAAGCCGCTGACACCGCTGATGGTGGCCAGCCTGGGGTTCAACTTCAATAATTTCGTGCTGATCAGCTTGCTGACGGGCGGGCGTCCCGATTTCCTCGATACAACGTTACCGGCCGGCACGACGGACTTGCTCGTGTCCTACACCTACCGTATCGCGTTCGAGGATTCCGGCCAGAACTTTGGCCTGGCCGCCGCCATCTCGACCCTGATCTTCTTCCTC
- the malE gene encoding maltose/maltodextrin ABC transporter substrate-binding protein MalE → MSFTHPKRSFIKTTLIAAALAGIGNLAAVSMANAAEAGTLLIWINGDKGYKGLAKVGEEFTKKTGIKVVVEHPEDAPNKFQQAAAAGKGPDIWIWPHDRIGGWIDAGLLQPVTPSKEARAAILPLAWNAFTVGGKTWGYPISIEAVALVYNKDLVPTPPKTFEEIAALDKKLSAQGKKAILWDYTNTYFTWPLLGAGGGFPFEVKSDGRYDAAKTGVNNAGSQAGVNALMTLINSGAMPKGAGYAEMEAGFNQGKIAMMINGPWSWDNARKSKINYGVATIPTVAGKTATPFVGVLGAMISKASPNKDLATEFLENQMLQLNGLKTINADVPLGTPANKVLFAELKANPNIQATMESAQAGRPMPNNPEMGRFWSSMQSALENITQGRQTTKDGLDAAAKRITTAN, encoded by the coding sequence ATGTCCTTCACGCACCCGAAACGCAGCTTCATCAAAACCACCCTGATCGCCGCCGCCCTGGCCGGCATCGGCAACCTGGCCGCCGTCAGCATGGCGAACGCGGCCGAAGCAGGCACCCTGTTGATCTGGATCAATGGAGACAAAGGCTACAAGGGCCTGGCCAAGGTCGGCGAAGAATTCACCAAGAAGACGGGCATCAAGGTCGTCGTCGAGCACCCGGAAGATGCGCCGAACAAATTCCAGCAGGCGGCCGCCGCCGGCAAGGGCCCGGACATCTGGATCTGGCCGCATGACCGCATCGGCGGCTGGATCGACGCAGGCTTGCTGCAACCAGTGACGCCAAGCAAGGAAGCGCGCGCCGCCATCCTGCCGCTGGCCTGGAATGCCTTTACCGTGGGCGGCAAGACCTGGGGCTACCCGATCTCGATCGAAGCCGTCGCCCTCGTCTACAACAAGGACCTGGTGCCGACCCCGCCCAAGACCTTCGAGGAAATCGCCGCGCTGGACAAGAAACTCTCCGCACAAGGCAAGAAAGCCATCCTGTGGGATTACACGAATACCTATTTCACGTGGCCTTTGCTGGGCGCGGGCGGCGGCTTCCCGTTTGAAGTCAAGTCCGACGGCCGCTACGATGCAGCGAAAACGGGCGTGAACAATGCCGGTTCGCAGGCGGGCGTGAATGCGCTGATGACTCTGATCAACAGCGGCGCCATGCCGAAGGGCGCGGGCTACGCGGAAATGGAAGCAGGCTTCAACCAGGGCAAGATCGCCATGATGATCAACGGCCCATGGTCGTGGGACAATGCGCGCAAATCGAAGATCAATTACGGCGTGGCAACGATTCCTACCGTGGCAGGCAAGACGGCCACCCCATTCGTGGGCGTGCTGGGTGCGATGATTTCGAAAGCCAGTCCGAACAAGGACCTGGCGACGGAATTTCTGGAAAACCAGATGCTGCAGCTCAATGGCCTGAAAACCATCAACGCCGACGTCCCGCTGGGCACGCCAGCGAACAAGGTGCTGTTCGCGGAATTGAAAGCCAATCCGAACATCCAGGCGACGATGGAAAGCGCCCAAGCGGGCCGCCCGATGCCGAACAATCCGGAAATGGGCCGCTTCTGGTCGTCGATGCAATCGGCGCTGGAAAACATCACCCAGGGCCGCCAGACGACCAAGGATGGCCTGGATGCGGCGGCGAAGCGGATTACGACCGCCAATTAA
- a CDS encoding ABC transporter ATP-binding protein: protein MAGLKLTGLKKAYGDVQTLHGIDLEIADGEFMVFVGPSGCGKSTLLRSICGLEEISGGDLFIGKTRMNDVPPAKRGIAMVFQSYALYPHMSVAQNMAFGLKLAGMSKVQIADAVQRAAQILRIEPLLERKPKDLSGGQRQRVAIGRAIVRKPDVFLFDEPLSNLDASLRVQMRIELANLHRELRSTMIYVTHDQVEAMTLADRIVVLNAGRIEQVGAPLELYHHPANLFVAGFLGSPRMNFLKGKIHSYIDGVATIATNAGGMLQAALTQPLASGMPVTVGARPEHVQACVPGAAAAITATVQAVEKLGDISYLYVHVPGGDEPLVVRADADTDWAIGQSVALQVAPARVHVFDEHGQTRT from the coding sequence ATGGCTGGACTGAAATTAACAGGCCTGAAGAAGGCATATGGCGACGTGCAAACCCTGCACGGCATCGACCTGGAGATCGCCGATGGCGAATTCATGGTCTTCGTGGGCCCGTCGGGTTGCGGCAAATCCACCTTGCTGCGCAGCATCTGCGGCCTGGAAGAAATCAGCGGCGGCGACTTATTCATCGGCAAGACGCGCATGAACGACGTGCCGCCCGCCAAGCGCGGCATCGCCATGGTGTTCCAGAGCTACGCCCTGTACCCGCACATGAGCGTGGCACAGAACATGGCCTTCGGCCTGAAACTGGCCGGTATGAGTAAAGTACAGATCGCCGACGCCGTGCAGCGCGCCGCGCAAATCCTGCGCATCGAACCTTTGCTCGAACGCAAGCCGAAAGACTTGTCGGGCGGCCAGCGCCAGCGCGTCGCCATCGGCCGCGCCATCGTGCGCAAACCCGACGTCTTCCTATTCGACGAGCCGCTGTCCAACCTAGACGCCTCCTTGCGCGTGCAGATGCGCATCGAACTGGCGAATCTGCACCGCGAATTGCGCTCGACCATGATTTACGTCACGCATGACCAGGTCGAGGCGATGACCCTGGCCGACCGCATCGTCGTGCTCAACGCGGGACGCATCGAACAGGTGGGCGCACCGCTCGAGCTGTACCACCATCCCGCCAACCTGTTCGTGGCCGGCTTCCTCGGTTCGCCCCGCATGAACTTCCTCAAAGGCAAGATCCACAGCTATATCGACGGCGTGGCCACCATCGCCACCAACGCGGGCGGCATGCTGCAGGCGGCGTTGACGCAGCCGCTGGCCAGCGGTATGCCCGTCACCGTCGGCGCGCGCCCCGAGCACGTGCAGGCATGCGTGCCCGGTGCCGCTGCCGCCATCACGGCCACCGTGCAGGCGGTGGAAAAACTGGGCGACATCAGCTATCTGTATGTGCACGTCCCGGGCGGCGACGAGCCGCTGGTGGTGCGCGCCGATGCGGATACGGACTGGGCGATTGGCCAGTCCGTGGCGCTGCAGGTGGCGCCCGCCCGCGTCCACGTGTTCGACGAGCACGGCCAGACCCGCACCTGA
- a CDS encoding alpha-amylase family glycosyl hydrolase, with product MPTIQNNLAHLPADWWRSAVIYQVYPRSFLDSNGDGIGDLPGITSKLDYIAALGADIVWISPFFTSPMKDFGYDVADFCDVDPMFGTLADFDRLVARAHELGLKVMIDQVLSHSSDVHPWFVESRSSRDNPKADWYVWADQKPDGTPPNNWLSVFGGSAWQWEPRRGQYYLHDFLVSQPDLNFHNPAVQQAQLDNLRFWLERGVDGFRFDSCNFPYHDQLLRDNPPAAQRDASSVSAINPYGMQAHMYDKTQPENIAYLQRVRAILDEYQAISIGEVGDDNALATMAAYTGADKLNMAYSFNLLTAEFSAAHIRKQVEEFEAQVADGWASWSVGNHDSVRVMTRWGGENPSPSLAKVVLAVQAALKGTPCLYQGDELALTEADIPFEALQDPYGIPFWPQFKGRDGCRTPMPWVADAPHGGFSNAKPWLPVPPEHLARAVDVEENDAGSPLRFAQNILAWRRTLPQLLRGDIVFFDAPEPVLALRRDLPGQPSLLAAFNLGTEAVTFAWPDAGPAAGLAGHGLPGSKDGQQISLPPHGGWFGTHA from the coding sequence ATGCCGACCATTCAGAACAATCTCGCCCACCTGCCCGCCGACTGGTGGCGCAGCGCCGTCATCTACCAGGTCTATCCACGCAGCTTCCTCGACAGCAATGGCGACGGCATCGGCGACTTGCCCGGCATTACCTCCAAGCTCGATTACATCGCCGCCCTGGGCGCCGACATCGTCTGGATCTCGCCCTTCTTCACATCGCCGATGAAGGACTTCGGCTACGACGTGGCCGACTTCTGCGACGTCGATCCCATGTTCGGCACCCTGGCCGATTTCGACCGCCTGGTGGCGCGCGCCCATGAACTGGGCCTGAAAGTGATGATCGACCAAGTGCTGTCGCATTCGTCCGACGTCCACCCGTGGTTCGTGGAAAGCCGCTCCAGCCGCGACAATCCCAAGGCCGACTGGTATGTGTGGGCCGACCAGAAACCGGACGGCACGCCGCCGAACAACTGGCTCTCCGTGTTCGGCGGTTCCGCCTGGCAATGGGAGCCGCGCCGCGGCCAGTACTACCTGCATGATTTTCTCGTCAGCCAGCCCGACCTGAACTTCCACAACCCGGCCGTGCAGCAAGCGCAGCTGGACAACCTGCGTTTCTGGCTCGAGCGCGGCGTCGACGGTTTCCGCTTCGATTCCTGCAACTTCCCCTACCACGACCAGTTGCTGCGCGACAATCCGCCCGCCGCGCAGCGCGATGCGAGCAGCGTGTCGGCCATCAACCCGTACGGCATGCAGGCGCACATGTACGACAAGACGCAGCCGGAAAACATCGCCTACCTGCAGCGCGTGCGCGCCATCCTTGATGAATACCAGGCCATTTCCATCGGCGAAGTGGGTGACGACAATGCGCTGGCCACGATGGCCGCCTACACGGGTGCCGACAAGCTGAACATGGCTTACAGTTTCAACTTGCTGACGGCCGAGTTTTCCGCCGCGCATATCCGCAAGCAGGTGGAAGAATTCGAAGCGCAAGTGGCCGACGGCTGGGCATCCTGGTCCGTGGGCAACCACGACAGCGTGCGCGTGATGACGCGCTGGGGCGGCGAGAACCCGTCGCCGTCGCTGGCCAAGGTGGTGCTGGCCGTGCAGGCGGCCTTGAAAGGCACGCCCTGCCTGTATCAGGGCGACGAGCTGGCCCTGACGGAAGCGGACATTCCTTTCGAAGCGCTGCAAGACCCGTACGGCATCCCGTTCTGGCCCCAGTTCAAGGGCCGCGACGGCTGCCGCACGCCGATGCCATGGGTGGCCGATGCGCCGCATGGCGGCTTCAGTAATGCCAAACCTTGGCTGCCCGTGCCGCCCGAGCATCTGGCGCGCGCCGTCGATGTGGAAGAAAACGATGCCGGCTCGCCGCTGCGCTTTGCGCAAAACATCCTCGCCTGGCGCCGCACCCTGCCGCAGTTGCTGCGCGGCGATATCGTCTTCTTCGATGCGCCGGAACCCGTGCTGGCCCTGCGCCGCGACTTGCCGGGACAGCCGTCCTTGCTGGCCGCCTTCAACCTGGGCACGGAGGCGGTCACCTTCGCCTGGCCTGACGCGGGGCCAGCAGCCGGCCTGGCCGGTCACGGCTTGCCAGGCAGTAAAGATGGCCAGCAGATCAGCCTGCCCCCGCATGGCGGCTGGTTCGGCACGCACGCTTAA
- a CDS encoding substrate-binding domain-containing protein produces the protein MNLKNLARTLGISETTVSRALNGYPEVSERTRERVLAAAQAAGYRPNPMARSLAVGRTNIVGIIYPLMPNDLADPMFIDIVGGMSEALEAQQMDMMIAPASATNEFHTYERMVKGRRIDGLIVGRTKPFDERIAYLAQQGMPFVAHGRTQLNQPHAWFDYDNEAGMRLAVERLAQLGHQRIGLISATPDLNFVRQRVESFQHAMQAGGLAIDPDNLVDNAHDRRAGYQAMQRLLARSPRPTAVIVDNHMSGVGAVRALLDAGIAIGREMSLIVWGVMEDSLAGHNVTTVVQPDPRGAGAKMIHMLLALMDGTPVTDLQELWPCELLPGESAGPVIHA, from the coding sequence ATGAACCTCAAAAATCTCGCCAGAACGCTAGGAATATCCGAAACCACCGTCAGCCGCGCCTTGAATGGCTATCCGGAAGTGAGCGAACGCACGCGCGAGCGGGTGCTGGCCGCCGCGCAGGCGGCCGGCTACCGCCCCAATCCCATGGCGCGCAGCCTGGCTGTGGGGCGCACGAACATCGTCGGCATCATCTACCCGCTGATGCCGAACGACCTGGCCGACCCCATGTTCATCGACATCGTCGGCGGCATGTCCGAAGCGCTGGAAGCGCAGCAGATGGACATGATGATCGCGCCCGCCTCGGCCACCAACGAATTCCACACGTATGAACGCATGGTCAAGGGCCGCCGCATCGATGGCTTGATCGTCGGGCGCACGAAACCGTTCGACGAGCGCATCGCCTACCTGGCGCAGCAGGGCATGCCGTTCGTCGCGCATGGCCGCACGCAGCTGAACCAGCCGCATGCGTGGTTCGACTACGACAACGAAGCGGGCATGCGCCTGGCCGTCGAGCGCCTGGCGCAGCTGGGCCACCAGCGCATCGGCCTGATCAGCGCCACGCCGGACCTGAACTTCGTGCGCCAGCGCGTCGAGAGTTTCCAGCACGCCATGCAGGCGGGCGGCCTGGCCATCGATCCCGACAACCTGGTCGACAATGCGCACGACCGCCGCGCCGGCTACCAGGCCATGCAGCGCCTTCTGGCCCGCTCGCCCCGCCCCACCGCCGTCATCGTCGACAACCACATGTCGGGCGTGGGCGCCGTGCGCGCCCTGCTCGACGCGGGCATCGCCATCGGGCGCGAAATGTCGCTGATCGTCTGGGGCGTGATGGAAGATTCCCTGGCCGGCCACAACGTCACCACCGTCGTCCAGCCCGACCCGCGCGGCGCCGGCGCGAAGATGATCCACATGCTGCTGGCCCTGATGGACGGCACGCCCGTCACCGACCTGCAGGAACTGTGGCCATGCGAACTGTTGCCGGGGGAATCGGCGGGGCCGGTAATCCACGCCTGA
- a CDS encoding maltoporin, giving the protein MNKFFLKALPAAVLMALSASAQAALPIDFGGYIRSGIGTSSEGGKEACFGLAGASSKYRLGNECETYGELKFGGEAFKAANGTTFRINTLVAFSVNQNQDWEQSDPSWREMNVVADKIGTGAFAEARAWVGKRYYDRQDVHITDYYFWNNSGPGAGLENIDLGAAKLAYAIVRTADDGDSKRMGLSHDLRFSGIKVNPDGELTLGLQFNQKRNAQGAAPIASGHLLTIMHTQGNLLGGFNKVALQYGKGSAANTGGFSLGASKDDKVVRLTEQIMIQPKGSWSGMGTFVYEDKETAGVSSKWTSIGARPVYHFTDNYSLAVELGHDIVKPEGGESRNLTKLTFAPQLSAGNSFWSRPVLRAFYTYAKWNKAAQSAAAAESALSSTGVFGGKTNGSSMGFQVESWW; this is encoded by the coding sequence ATGAACAAATTTTTCTTGAAAGCGTTGCCAGCGGCAGTGCTCATGGCCTTGAGCGCGTCGGCCCAGGCGGCCCTGCCGATCGACTTCGGCGGTTACATCCGCTCGGGCATCGGCACCAGCAGCGAAGGCGGCAAGGAAGCGTGTTTCGGCCTGGCCGGCGCCTCGTCCAAATATCGTCTGGGCAATGAGTGCGAAACCTACGGCGAGCTGAAATTCGGCGGCGAGGCCTTCAAGGCAGCGAACGGCACCACCTTCCGCATCAATACCCTGGTGGCGTTCTCCGTCAACCAGAACCAGGACTGGGAACAATCGGACCCGTCGTGGCGCGAAATGAACGTGGTGGCGGACAAGATCGGCACGGGCGCCTTCGCCGAAGCGCGCGCCTGGGTCGGCAAGCGCTACTACGACCGCCAGGACGTGCACATCACCGATTACTACTTCTGGAATAACAGCGGCCCTGGCGCCGGCCTGGAAAACATCGACCTGGGCGCGGCCAAGCTGGCCTACGCCATCGTGCGCACGGCCGACGACGGCGACAGCAAGCGCATGGGCCTGTCCCACGACTTGCGCTTCTCCGGCATCAAGGTCAATCCGGACGGCGAACTGACCTTGGGCCTGCAATTCAACCAGAAACGCAACGCGCAAGGCGCAGCCCCCATCGCCAGCGGCCACTTGCTGACCATCATGCATACGCAAGGCAATCTGCTGGGCGGCTTCAACAAGGTGGCACTGCAGTACGGCAAAGGCAGCGCGGCCAACACGGGCGGCTTCAGCCTGGGCGCCAGCAAGGATGACAAGGTCGTGCGCCTGACGGAACAAATCATGATCCAGCCCAAAGGTTCCTGGTCGGGCATGGGTACCTTCGTCTACGAAGACAAGGAAACGGCAGGCGTGAGCAGCAAGTGGACGTCGATCGGCGCGCGCCCCGTCTACCACTTCACGGACAACTACAGCCTGGCCGTGGAACTGGGCCACGACATCGTCAAGCCGGAAGGCGGCGAAAGCCGCAACCTGACCAAGCTGACCTTCGCGCCGCAACTGTCGGCCGGCAACAGCTTCTGGTCGCGCCCCGTGCTGCGCGCCTTCTACACCTACGCCAAATGGAACAAGGCAGCCCAGTCGGCCGCCGCGGCGGAATCGGCGCTGTCGTCGACGGGCGTGTTCGGTGGCAAGACCAATGGCAGCTCGATGGGCTTCCAGGTGGAAAGCTGGTGGTAA
- a CDS encoding MFS transporter, with amino-acid sequence MDTNHRMQPASASRRAFVLAAVCLAALCMPLSFTGPAIAIPAIAAELRGTPLALAWITNAFMLSFGGCLMVAGALADRYGRKRVFLLGMAVFSAAALALAAAPAILWLDVLRAVQGLGCAMALSSGLAALAQEFDGPARARAFSLIGTAFGVGLAFGPFLAGTLITHTGWRAIFVSTAVAGLAALLAAARAMRETRDPQAQGVDWPGALTFTGALSLFTYGLLQAPHKGWASAASLGLFGGAALLLAAFIRVERRAARPMLDLTLFRLPAFAGVQLLAAAPAFSFVVLLVLLPARFIGIEGYSPLEAGRMMIALSAPMLVLPVLAGLAAQRLAAAHICASGLLLAAGGLLWLSTCAPGQSPTSLLGPLLLIGCGISLPWGLMDGLAISVVPVERAGMAAGIFNTTRVAGEGLALAIVSALLGTFTVAALGHADLAGIGAEQAAHAGSFLALGELRHAATLLPQAGAAELAQAYGTAFRHLLYVLTSITTTSALLILVFLRHPAPVATDSTTLPACDTPS; translated from the coding sequence ATGGATACGAATCACCGCATGCAGCCTGCCTCCGCGTCCCGGCGCGCCTTCGTGCTGGCCGCCGTCTGCCTCGCTGCGCTGTGCATGCCGCTCAGTTTTACGGGACCGGCCATCGCCATTCCCGCCATCGCCGCCGAGCTGCGCGGCACGCCGCTGGCGCTGGCCTGGATCACGAATGCCTTCATGCTCAGCTTTGGCGGCTGCCTGATGGTGGCCGGCGCGCTGGCCGACCGTTATGGCCGCAAGCGCGTGTTCTTGCTGGGCATGGCTGTGTTTTCCGCCGCCGCGCTGGCCTTGGCGGCCGCGCCCGCCATCCTGTGGCTCGACGTGCTGCGCGCCGTCCAGGGCCTGGGCTGCGCCATGGCCCTGTCGAGTGGACTGGCGGCCCTGGCGCAGGAATTCGACGGCCCGGCCCGCGCGCGGGCCTTCAGCCTGATCGGTACGGCCTTCGGCGTGGGCCTGGCCTTCGGCCCCTTCTTGGCAGGCACCTTGATCACGCATACGGGCTGGCGTGCCATTTTTGTCTCCACGGCCGTGGCCGGCCTGGCCGCCCTGCTGGCCGCCGCGCGCGCCATGCGCGAAACGCGCGACCCGCAAGCGCAAGGCGTCGATTGGCCCGGCGCCCTGACGTTTACGGGCGCGCTGTCCCTGTTTACCTATGGTTTGCTGCAGGCGCCGCACAAAGGCTGGGCCAGCGCCGCCAGTCTGGGGCTGTTCGGTGGCGCGGCCTTGCTGCTGGCTGCGTTCATCCGCGTGGAGCGGCGCGCCGCGCGGCCCATGCTGGATCTGACCCTGTTCCGCCTGCCCGCCTTTGCCGGCGTGCAATTGCTGGCCGCCGCGCCCGCGTTTTCCTTCGTCGTGCTGCTCGTATTGCTGCCGGCCCGCTTCATCGGCATCGAAGGCTACAGCCCGCTGGAGGCGGGACGCATGATGATCGCCCTGTCCGCGCCCATGCTGGTGCTGCCGGTCCTGGCCGGCCTGGCGGCGCAACGCCTTGCCGCCGCGCACATCTGCGCCAGCGGCCTGCTGCTGGCGGCGGGCGGCTTGCTGTGGCTGTCGACCTGCGCGCCAGGCCAGTCGCCCACCAGCTTGCTGGGGCCACTGCTGCTGATCGGCTGCGGCATCAGCCTGCCCTGGGGCTTGATGGATGGCCTGGCCATCAGCGTCGTGCCCGTCGAGCGGGCCGGCATGGCGGCCGGCATCTTTAACACGACGAGGGTGGCGGGCGAAGGCCTGGCGCTGGCCATCGTCAGCGCGCTGCTGGGCACGTTTACTGTCGCGGCGCTGGGGCACGCCGACCTTGCCGGCATCGGTGCGGAACAGGCGGCGCACGCGGGCTCCTTCCTGGCGCTGGGCGAACTGCGCCATGCGGCCACCCTGCTGCCGCAGGCTGGCGCCGCCGAACTGGCGCAAGCGTACGGCACGGCCTTCCGCCACTTGCTGTATGTGCTGACCAGCATTACCACGACCTCGGCCCTACTGATTCTGGTCTTCCTGCGGCATCCTGCCCCTGTGGCAACGGACTCGACCACCCTGCCCGCCTGCGACACTCCCTCCTGA